A window from Moritella yayanosii encodes these proteins:
- a CDS encoding HPP family protein yields MKKFVFPIIAGTFATLTIGVLAYLGSITNSVLWLMAPFGATVVLVFGVPKSPRAQPKNVIFGHLLTAFIGVLFVEYVGVAPWSLAIATGLAVTIMLLTNTTHPPAGANPMVIMLAGQSWAFLFNPVLIGACVIVGLGLILNKLRTSYFESSD; encoded by the coding sequence ATGAAAAAATTTGTTTTTCCGATTATTGCGGGCACTTTTGCAACGCTAACTATCGGTGTTTTGGCTTATTTAGGTAGTATTACAAATTCTGTACTGTGGTTAATGGCCCCCTTTGGCGCTACGGTTGTCTTAGTTTTTGGCGTACCTAAAAGTCCACGTGCTCAGCCTAAGAATGTTATTTTTGGGCACTTATTAACAGCGTTTATCGGTGTGTTATTTGTTGAATATGTTGGCGTGGCACCTTGGTCGCTGGCTATTGCAACGGGATTAGCGGTTACTATTATGCTACTGACAAACACAACGCACCCGCCAGCTGGGGCAAACCCCATGGTTATTATGCTAGCAGGTCAAAGCTGGGCATTCTTATTTAATCCTGTGCTGATCGGAGCATGCGTGATTGTTGGTTTAGGGTTAATATTAAATAAATTGAGAACATCGTATTTTGAAAGTAGTGACTGA
- a CDS encoding Crp/Fnr family transcriptional regulator, protein MITDSHIIDIVSTHHLFSALTDAEFKQLFATAKRFKVEPLENVFHQGDEANRFYLVLRGHLKLYRTSPSGQEKVVEVMRQGNTFAEALMFNNKPFYPVAAQAVSESDLIAIDNETYLKILKINPEAGIAIMANMSIRLHHDLNEIEMLSVENAKNRLLLFLLKNLQDNNGNEGIIELDIPKRTLASLLSIQPETFSRLLKKMTKEGLIEERKGLIRIVDIDALYAASGIPLQSVTGNIPTKFVPGE, encoded by the coding sequence ATGATCACCGACAGTCATATCATTGATATAGTATCAACACATCATTTGTTTTCGGCACTCACTGACGCTGAATTTAAGCAGTTATTTGCTACAGCAAAAAGATTTAAAGTGGAACCATTAGAGAACGTATTTCACCAAGGTGATGAAGCCAATCGATTTTACCTCGTGTTACGCGGACACCTTAAACTTTATCGTACTAGCCCAAGTGGCCAAGAGAAAGTGGTTGAAGTAATGCGCCAAGGTAATACCTTTGCTGAAGCATTAATGTTTAACAATAAGCCATTTTATCCGGTTGCCGCACAGGCCGTATCGGAAAGTGACCTGATTGCGATTGATAATGAAACATATTTAAAGATACTCAAGATTAATCCTGAAGCTGGTATCGCAATTATGGCGAATATGAGTATTCGTTTACACCATGATTTGAATGAAATTGAGATGTTGTCGGTTGAAAATGCTAAAAACCGCTTACTCTTATTCCTATTAAAAAACCTACAAGATAACAACGGTAATGAAGGTATTATTGAACTGGATATACCAAAACGTACGCTCGCATCGTTATTGTCCATTCAACCCGAAACGTTCTCTCGCTTGCTTAAAAAAATGACCAAAGAAGGTTTAATCGAAGAGCGAAAAGGGCTTATTCGCATTGTTGATATTGACGCGTTATATGCGGCGTCGGGTATTCCACTACAATCGGTGACGGGTAATATTCCTACGAAATTCGTACCGGGTGAGTAA
- a CDS encoding ShlB/FhaC/HecB family hemolysin secretion/activation protein, giving the protein MSRIYMPLLFVFSIIISVQAYSAQTNVLNTLSPVNEARQALQTNQRNIEQLIEQGRYQQLNSRKLQARDETKPLLPDTTQCLPINNVYLQGITLFTSQDLGGLTALPKHCITSTQLNVLVREITLLYVSRGYITTRVKFIPPDQQARLGLQIIEGFVEGIDDPSQRLNLTQLFPGVIEQPLNLRDLEQGLDQANRLQSNQVQLDITPGSKLGGSWIKLHNDSAKPWQLSASMDNYGQESTGKWITRVGATLDNPFNLSDFVNVSVSSSLTEYGERYNRSYSLLYSVPFGYFTVNGFVSFSEYLNNQQLKIHRVALHGKTQQTGIKADYVFYRDQDQLDSIFTQLSYKQVDNYFETVRLDISSPTLTVAEVGVSHMQILPAGQLNLNVSVEQGLPWFGADNSRDKFSASDTEPEFVKGKLWVNFNQYFSLFDRNYLYNALWYTQYSPDYLPGVEWLSISDSAAVRGFSNTSLSSDGGWYLRNTISHRFLGLGGIFTAHISADVGHLYAQQTAIGLSTGLNYSYQWLSIGLDASRGLVLSADDFPEENVQLLGRISVVF; this is encoded by the coding sequence TTGAGCAGAATATACATGCCGTTATTATTTGTTTTTTCTATCATTATAAGTGTCCAGGCTTATAGTGCTCAAACAAATGTGCTAAACACTCTTTCTCCCGTCAATGAAGCGCGTCAGGCGCTACAAACAAATCAGCGCAACATTGAACAATTAATTGAACAGGGTCGTTATCAGCAATTAAATAGCAGAAAACTACAGGCTCGGGATGAAACTAAACCCCTATTGCCGGATACAACTCAATGTTTACCCATTAATAATGTGTATTTACAGGGCATAACGCTATTTACGAGTCAGGATCTGGGTGGGCTAACCGCGCTACCTAAACACTGTATTACCAGTACACAATTAAATGTGTTGGTGAGAGAAATAACCCTGTTATACGTAAGCCGAGGATACATCACGACCCGGGTTAAATTTATACCACCGGATCAGCAGGCCAGATTAGGGTTGCAAATAATAGAAGGATTTGTCGAAGGTATCGACGATCCAAGCCAACGACTTAACTTAACCCAATTATTTCCCGGTGTAATCGAGCAGCCATTAAACTTGCGGGATTTGGAACAAGGCCTGGATCAGGCAAATAGACTGCAGTCAAATCAGGTTCAACTCGATATTACTCCCGGCAGTAAACTTGGGGGGTCATGGATCAAATTACATAATGACAGCGCCAAGCCGTGGCAGCTGTCAGCATCGATGGATAATTACGGCCAAGAAAGTACCGGCAAATGGATAACCCGGGTTGGCGCAACACTGGATAATCCATTCAATCTCTCTGACTTTGTTAATGTGAGTGTCAGTTCATCACTGACAGAGTATGGCGAAAGGTATAACCGAAGTTATTCATTATTGTATTCAGTGCCATTTGGCTATTTTACGGTTAATGGATTTGTCAGTTTTTCGGAATATTTAAATAATCAGCAGTTAAAAATTCACCGTGTTGCTTTACACGGTAAAACCCAACAAACAGGGATAAAAGCTGATTATGTGTTTTATCGCGATCAAGATCAGCTAGACAGCATCTTTACTCAGTTGTCGTATAAACAGGTAGATAACTATTTTGAGACGGTACGCCTCGATATCAGCAGCCCGACGTTAACTGTTGCCGAAGTAGGTGTTAGCCATATGCAGATTTTACCGGCAGGTCAGCTGAATTTGAATGTAAGTGTTGAACAGGGGCTCCCCTGGTTTGGCGCGGACAATAGCCGTGATAAGTTCAGTGCCTCTGATACCGAGCCAGAGTTTGTTAAGGGCAAATTATGGGTGAATTTCAATCAATATTTCAGCCTGTTTGACCGGAACTATTTATATAACGCGCTCTGGTATACCCAGTACAGTCCAGATTATCTACCTGGGGTGGAGTGGTTAAGTATATCTGACTCTGCAGCAGTGCGTGGTTTTAGCAACACATCGTTGTCAAGTGACGGCGGTTGGTATCTTCGTAACACTATATCTCATCGATTTCTAGGACTAGGAGGCATATTTACTGCACATATCAGTGCAGATGTTGGGCATTTATATGCACAACAAACAGCTATAGGTCTATCTACGGGCCTTAATTATAGCTATCAATGGCTCAGTATAGG
- a CDS encoding CAP domain-containing protein has translation MSAVAPVVWDEQLQQSAYAHSQNMAAGDYFNHRDKQGHRVGERTYAAGYNWRAAGENIAAGQLEASVVIQGWLGSKGHCLNIMDAEYSQMGMAPYTNKNSYYGIYWTQVLATPL, from the coding sequence GTGTCAGCGGTTGCCCCTGTGGTATGGGATGAGCAATTACAGCAATCAGCTTATGCCCATTCGCAAAATATGGCCGCTGGTGATTATTTCAATCATCGAGATAAACAAGGCCATCGAGTTGGAGAGCGGACTTATGCCGCTGGGTATAATTGGCGTGCTGCGGGTGAGAATATTGCAGCCGGTCAGCTCGAGGCTAGCGTTGTCATCCAGGGCTGGTTAGGCAGTAAAGGGCATTGCTTGAATATTATGGATGCGGAGTATTCGCAAATGGGCATGGCGCCTTATACTAATAAAAATTCCTATTATGGGATTTATTGGACACAGGTATTAGCGACGCCGTTATAG
- a CDS encoding TraB/GumN family protein has translation MKIVKLWYIFSMLIFGVANSVHATSSVWKVSNGKSSLYLGGTVHVLRADDYPLPAEFDQAYALADTLVLETDMAKLASPQFQQAMLRQLSYSEGQNLTQHLTPETYELLTAYCESRGIGMQVINNFKPSMISLMLTMIELQRLNFTGMGVDQYYNDKAIADAKPLGKLETVEEQLTFIASMGKDKEDALIRYSLEDLKTLPIFMQEMKVAWRNGDPQALVDLAITPLIKDFPDIYQSLLVQRNNNWLPQIEAMFNNQQTELILVGTLHLVGKDGLLQRLEAAGYKISPL, from the coding sequence ATGAAAATAGTTAAATTATGGTATATATTTTCTATGCTTATTTTCGGTGTGGCTAATAGCGTGCATGCGACATCATCGGTATGGAAGGTGAGTAACGGCAAATCAAGTTTATATCTGGGTGGGACGGTGCATGTTTTAAGGGCCGATGATTACCCGTTACCAGCCGAGTTTGACCAAGCCTATGCATTGGCTGATACCTTGGTATTAGAAACTGATATGGCTAAATTAGCAAGCCCTCAATTCCAGCAAGCGATGCTACGCCAGCTTAGTTATTCTGAAGGTCAAAATTTAACGCAACACTTAACGCCTGAAACATATGAACTGTTAACTGCATATTGCGAGTCTCGCGGTATAGGTATGCAGGTCATTAATAACTTTAAACCGAGCATGATCTCGTTAATGTTAACCATGATTGAATTACAGCGTCTCAATTTCACTGGTATGGGTGTTGATCAGTACTATAATGATAAGGCCATCGCAGATGCTAAACCCTTAGGTAAGTTAGAAACTGTTGAGGAGCAACTGACGTTTATTGCCAGTATGGGTAAAGACAAAGAGGATGCTTTGATCCGCTACAGTTTAGAAGATTTAAAAACACTGCCAATATTTATGCAAGAAATGAAAGTGGCATGGCGTAATGGTGATCCGCAAGCATTGGTTGATCTTGCCATCACGCCTTTGATTAAAGATTTTCCCGACATCTATCAATCACTATTAGTACAGCGTAATAACAACTGGCTACCCCAAATTGAAGCGATGTTTAATAATCAACAAACGGAATTAATCCTGGTTGGAACGCTACATTTGGTTGGTAAAGATGGTTTGTTACAGCGACTCGAAGCTGCTGGGTATAAGATCTCGCCGTTATAA
- a CDS encoding ABC transporter permease: MNNAVQVISFSHLAFAFIPVLVALAILLQWRLPIKNGLYALSRMLIQLLLIGYFLSYIFESHSAGIVVGVLLIMVIASSWIALGAVPDQRWKMYKYALAAVILGGGFTLFIMSVGVLGLDPWYNPQYMVPLAGMAFANAMNSVSLSAERLHAEMRRGEDYLIARRIALKASLIPIINALFAVGLVSLPGMMTGQILSGVSPFIAVRYQIMIMCMMFGSSVISAAFFLSLIKPLMSTKPVMLNKN, from the coding sequence GTGAATAATGCTGTGCAGGTGATCTCGTTTAGCCATTTAGCGTTTGCATTTATTCCCGTCTTAGTGGCGTTGGCGATCTTATTGCAATGGCGATTACCGATTAAAAATGGTTTGTATGCTTTATCTCGTATGTTGATCCAGCTGTTATTAATTGGTTATTTTTTATCTTATATCTTTGAGTCACATAGTGCCGGAATTGTCGTTGGTGTACTGCTAATTATGGTGATAGCCTCCAGTTGGATTGCTTTAGGCGCGGTGCCAGACCAACGCTGGAAAATGTATAAATATGCGTTAGCCGCGGTGATCTTAGGCGGCGGTTTTACCTTATTTATTATGAGTGTGGGTGTACTTGGCCTAGACCCTTGGTATAACCCCCAATATATGGTGCCACTCGCGGGAATGGCATTTGCGAATGCAATGAACAGTGTCAGCTTATCCGCAGAGCGTTTACATGCCGAAATGCGGCGAGGAGAAGATTATCTTATCGCACGTCGTATTGCGCTAAAAGCATCGTTAATTCCGATCATAAATGCACTGTTTGCTGTCGGGTTAGTGTCTTTGCCTGGCATGATGACGGGGCAGATCCTTTCTGGCGTTTCGCCGTTTATTGCTGTGCGTTATCAGATAATGATCATGTGCATGATGTTCGGTTCATCGGTGATCTCCGCTGCATTTTTCTTATCGTTGATAAAACCTTTGATGTCGACTAAACCTGTTATGCTGAATAAAAATTAA
- a CDS encoding TetR/AcrR family transcriptional regulator — protein sequence MNEKKLVLIQTALQLFYSKGVNSVGINEILKQSGIAKKTLYSHFSSKDDLVLATLEYRDSIFNQWFKDIIDSEELGENAILALFYGLDDWFNNKVPELSPFRGCFFINTAAEYSVTDSLIRQYCRSHKQAIRSLIKNKISLFIENPEDVSSLTDMIFMLKEGAIVSALVEGNKNAGKACIPAVTKILALKIN from the coding sequence ATGAATGAAAAGAAATTAGTATTAATTCAAACAGCCTTACAACTTTTTTATAGCAAAGGCGTTAATTCTGTTGGTATTAATGAAATATTGAAGCAGTCCGGTATTGCGAAGAAAACGCTATATAGTCACTTTTCTAGTAAGGATGATCTGGTATTAGCGACTCTTGAATATCGAGATAGTATTTTTAATCAGTGGTTTAAGGATATTATTGATAGTGAAGAGTTAGGCGAAAACGCCATACTTGCACTATTTTACGGTTTAGACGATTGGTTTAATAACAAGGTGCCAGAACTTAGCCCATTTAGAGGTTGTTTTTTTATCAATACAGCCGCCGAATACAGCGTAACCGACTCTCTGATACGTCAGTACTGTCGTTCGCATAAACAAGCCATCAGATCATTAATAAAGAACAAAATTAGTTTATTTATAGAAAATCCAGAAGACGTAAGCTCGCTTACAGACATGATTTTCATGCTTAAAGAAGGGGCTATTGTTTCAGCTTTAGTCGAAGGAAATAAAAACGCAGGCAAGGCATGCATCCCCGCTGTGACTAAGATCCTTGCTCTAAAAATAAATTAG